AAGATCACCATAGACGACAACACAGCCAGATGGAATGGGGGCGCGGCCCTATTCGAAGAAGGGGTGACCTTTGCCAATACGGGAGACATCTCCATTTCCGGAAACAGCGCAGACAACTATAGCGGAGCCATGGAAGTCACGGGCGATACATCTTTCACCAATACAGGGAAGATCGCCCTGGACAACAACACGGCAGGATGGCACTACGGTGTCGGTATCTTCCGTGGAGATCTGACTTTTGCCAACACGGGGGACATCTCCATTTCCGGAAATAAATCAACGGACTACGGCTACGGAGCCTTGGTCGTAGAAGGGAAAATCTCCCTCGTCAATACCGGGAAGGTCACGATCTCCGAAAATACGGCAAAATGGGACGTAGGCGCCCTCCAAGCAAACAACGGCTTGGAATTCATCAACAACCGCGGCGGCGTACTCATTGAGAACAATGCCGTCGACGGCGTAGCTGGCGCCATGTACCTTGCTTTCCATGATGCTGTCTTTTCCGCAGATCAGGGAGATATCATCGTCAAAGGCAACACGGAAAAACGCGGAGGGGACAATCCCATCCTCAATTCCATCGTCTTCGGCACCGACGGGATCTTTTCCATGGACAGCGTTGCGCTCCGCGCCCAGGAAGGAAATTCGGTAACCTTTTACGATCCATTCCGCAATGGAGGTGACGGCGCCGAATATGACAACATCGCTTTTGACCTGAACAAGTCCGAAGATGTGGATGCCACTCCGTATGACGGAACTGCTCCGGAATTCGCGGGAACCATCCGATTCTCCGGTGCGGAAGCAGACAAACTGATCACTCAGGCAGAAGGAGAATCGGAAGCAGACTGGCAAAAGCGCCTGGATGAATCCAAATACTTCAACGTAAGCGGCAAAACTACGTTGTACGACGGAACGCTGATTCTGGAAGACGGAGTCACCTACGGAAACAGCGATCTCTCCAAGGACTCCTCCTTCACCGTCAAGAAGGGCACCCTGGAAATTACGGGCAACAGTTCCGTAAACAGCAACGCAATTGCTCTGGAAAGCGGAGTCACTCTGAGAACCGGACGAGGAGCTACGTTCCGAGCCGACACCGTTGACATCAGCAAGGGAGTCATCTTTGACTTCCGTCCCTTCATGGACGATTACAGCTCCGGCCTGCACATCGAACAGGCCAGCAGCCACACCATGGGCGGACTGATGGGCGTCGCCGACTCCCTGAGCGATTATGCCCATAACCGCTGGGCCACGGAACAGCACTTCCTTGCCATCTCTATCGGCGACGAAGCCCTTCCCGGTACCACCGGGGACTTTGACGACATTTACTCCTCCGCTACCGGAACGAATGTAGTCGACTCCCCCTACACATATGCGGGGTACTGGACCAAGGAATGGACAGACGAAGACGGAGACGGAATCAACGAGCACTTGTATGCCGTATGGAATCCCACCGCCAAGATCAAAGAAATCCTTCCGGAACTGGCCGGTTCGGATATCGGCAACTCCATGTGGAGCTCCGCGTCCAATATCAAATCCGTCTCCAACGCTGCGTTGGGACAGGTTGGTATTACCCGCTTCCTGCTGGGACCGGAAAACAACTTCTGGATCAAGGGACTGGGTGACTTCACCTACCACGCCACACACAACGGCATCGACGGCTATGACTACAATGGCGGCGGATACGCCGTAGGCGCAGACCGCAGATTCACTCCCAATACCATTCTGGGCGCCGCCTTCGGCAATCTGTATGGCACGAACAAGAGCCGCACCTGGATCAGCGAAGTGGACCAAACTTCCTACACAGCCCTGCTGTACGGAGCATGGAGAAAGCAGTTGTCTCCCAACAATGCGATCACCATCAACGGTTCCGCGGGATTCGGCTGGGTCACCAACAAGCTGGACTCCTACTATGAAGGAGGAGCCTCCCATGGCAAATGGCAAAACCGGATGGGATTCGCCACTCTCCAGGCAACCTGGGATCACAACCTGAACAAGAGCTGGACGCTCTCCCCGTTCCTGGGTATCGAATATACTCAGGTGAACCAGAATTCATTCACGGAAACCGGATATGACGCCCGGCATTTCGACCGTGGAGACCTGAAGAACCTGAGCCTTCCCGTAGGTGTCGGAATCAGCAAGTCCATCCAGTTCAGCAACGGCGTTCAGTGGGTCAACAGCTTGGCTGTCAGTTACGTCCCCGACGTCATGCGCAACGATCCGAAAACCCAGGCTACTCGCTTGTTGAATGACTTCACCTGGACTTCCAGAGGGGTTCGTCCGGATCGCAATGCCGTGCGAGTCAATTACAACAGTACCCTTGTAATCAATCCCCGCTGGACGACGTACGCCGGCTATGAATTCGAAGGTAGGAACAAGTCAACCTACCACAGAGTCAATGCCGGGGTAAGCTACGCCTTCTAAGTCGTACATCATCTTCCGGAGTCCGCTCCGGAATCCCCCGAGATCAACGGGATGCAGCCAGAACCGGTTGCATCCCGTTTTATTGTCGGGGAAAACAAGTTCACTCCCCATTCCCGGACACAATGCGGGAACGGTTCACTCCGTATCGGATGACTCCGAAGGAAATCCAGTACACGGCGGAGCCGATCAGCGACCACTGCAACGCGGCCAGAGATGCGTCGATCCACATTTCAATGGCTTGATCCATACGCCCGGGAAGAATCCTAGCAAAAGTCGCCTCATTCATCGGGAAAGAGCCCGTCCAGGCAAGTTCGTACATGCAGATCAAGGTAATAAGCAGGGACATCGTCAGGGGACGATGGTACGTACGGGGAACAAAAAGAGCAGCCAAGGCAAATGCGGCAAAAAGAGACAGGTTCAGGAAAAACAGAATCCACCAGCTCCCTGAATCGGCCTCGCGAATACCGCTGAAAGCAGGCAGTACATAGTACGACACGCCTACAATGGCCAGAAGGCTTACCAGAAACGGAACATTGACAAGAAGTTTTCTCATGGAACAACTCATGGACATTTCCCCATGCAGAAGCAAGCCCATTCCGGTCAACTGGCAATCTTTCCGACCGGTCCGCCGTTCCGAAGCATCAAAAGCAGGAAATGAGGCTATGTGGACTTAGGCGCTTGTTTGTCTTGATTGAACGAGTCATGTTCACTATGTTGTCCGCCGTCATGTCCGAGCGAAAGAAACCTTATCCTTTTGACCTTTTTGAACCCAAGTGGCAACAAATCTGGGAGGAACGCAAAACCTTCAAAGTAGCCAATCCCGGCGATCCCGGTTTCGATGCATCCAAGCCAAAATTCTATGCCTTGGACATGTTCCCCTATCCCAGCGGAGCCGGGCTGCACGTCGGCCACCCGGAAGGCTACACCGCTACCGACATCATTTCGCGTTTCAAGCGAATGAACGGATTCAACGTCCTGCATCCGATGGGGTGGGATTCCTTCGGGCTGCCTGCCGAACAGTATGCCATCAAAACAGGACAACACCCGGAAATCACAACCAGGCAGAATATCGACAACTTCCGCCGCCAGCTCAAAATGCTGGGATTCTCCTACGACTGGGACCGCGAAATTGCGACCACGGATGCCCAATACGTCCGCTGGACCCAGTGGATCTTCCTGAAACTCTATAATTCCTATTACGACAAGGAATCCCGCAAGGCTCGTCCCATTGCCGAACTGGAAGCCAAGGGACTGACCCGCGATGAAATCGATGACCGGCGCCTGGCCTATGTCGCCGAAGTATCCGTCAACTGGTCTCCGGAACTCGGCACAGTCCTTTCCAACGAAGAGGTAGAAGAATGGCGTTCCAAAGGCAACACGGTCGAACGCCGTCCTCTGCGCCAGTGGATGCTTCGCATTACCGACTATGCGGAACGTCTGATTGACGAACTCGAACCTCTCGACTGGCCGGAATCCATCAAAATGCTCCAGCGCAACTGGATCGGCAAATCCGAAGGAGCCGAAGTCGATTTCGACATAGACGGCAATAAAGTAACCGTTTATACAACCCGCCCGGATACCCTGTTCGGAGCCACCTACATGGTGCTTGCTCCGGAACACGAACTTGTCGCCCAAATCACGACTCCGGACCGGAAACAAGCCGTCGACGACTACCGGGCTGCATGCTCCGGCAAAAGCGATCTGGAACGTACGGAAACCGCCAAGGATAAAACAGGCGTTTTCACCGGAGCCTACGCTGCCAATCCCGTCAATGGTGACAAAATCCCCGTCTGGATCGCCGACTACGTGTTGACCGGCTACGGAACGGGCGCCATCATGGCCGTACCCGCACACGACGAACGCGATTTTGCCTTTGCCACCAAATTCGGCCTGCCGATTCTTCAAGTCGTCCAGCCGCCATCCGCCGACGAAGATTGGAGAGGCTATTGCGGCTATGACGGTACCAGCGTCAACTCCGGATTCCTCACCGGCCTGCCCACAAGAGAGGCCAAGGCCAGAATGATCGACTGGCTGGAAGAACAGGGAGTCGGCCGGCGCAAAGTCAATTACAAGCTCCGTGACTGGCTCTTCTCCCGCCAGCGCTACTGGGGGGAACCCTTCCCCATCGTGTGGGAAGACGGACACCACCACGCCATCTCCGAATCCGAATTGCCCCTGCTACAACCGGAAATGGAAGATTTCAAGCCCACGGGCGACCCCCGCGGCCCCTTAATCAAGGCAACCGAATGGATGCAGTATTCGCCGACAGCCCAGCGAGAAACCAACACGATGCCCCAGTGGGCCGGTTCCTGCTGGTACTATCTCCGTTACCTCGACCCAAACAATTCGGAACAATTCATCTCCCCGGAAGTCGAGCAATACTGGATGGGAGCCAACCATAACCCGGGAGGCATCGACCTCTATGTCGGCGGTACGGAACACGCCGTCCTTCACCTTCTCTACGCTCGTTTCTGGCACAAAGTACTCTTCGACCTCGGCTATCTGACGACCAACGAGCCCTTCCAGAAACTCGTCAACCAGGGGCTCATCCTGGGTGAAGACGGACAAAAAATGTCCAAATCCCGGGGTAACGTCGTCAATCCTGACGATATTGTCCAGGAATACGGAGCGGACGCCCTGCGTCTGTACGAAATGTTCATGGGACCGCTCAAGGACGTCAAACCTTGGGCAACCAAAGGAGTCGAAGGCATCTCCCGCTTCCTGGCCCGCGTATGGCGCGTGGCCTTCATGGAAAACCAGGAAGGCATTTGGACGCCCTCCGGCAAGATCGTTGCATCCCTTCCGAACGACAAACGCCTCGCCGTGTCCAAGGAAGTGCACAAGACCATCCGCAAAGTGACGGAAGACATCGAAGCCATGTCCTTCAATACGGCCATCTCCAAAATGATGGAATGCGTCAACGCCATGACATCCGCCGATGCCATCGTTCTGGAAGACTACGTCAACCTGCTCATCCTCCTGAATCCTTTTGCACCGCATATCACGGAAGAAATCTACTCCCGTCTCTGCGACTCGTTCCCGTCCTTGCCGCGCACTCAGCTTTGCGAACACGCATGGCCGGCATGCGACGAGGCCATGCTCCGGGAAGACACCGTCACTCTCGTCGTTCAAGTCAACGGCAAACTCAGGGACAAACTGGAAGTCCCCGCCGGAATCAGCCGCGAAGATGCTGAAAAAATGGCACTGGAATCACCGAAGATCAAAACCTATACGGACGGCAATACGATCCGCAAAGTCATTGTCGTACCAGGACGACTCATCAATATCGTCGTGACTCCCAACGCCTGATTCATCCCCGCCAGACACCAAAATCCCATGAGTACGCTCATTGCGCCATCACTGCTCGCCGCCGATTTCACTAGAATCGGGGAAGAGTCACGCCGCGCATTCGCCGCCGGAGCGGACTGGCTCCATCTCGACATTATGGACGGTCACTTCGTAGACAACATCTCATTCGGCCCTGCCGTGTGTTCTGCCGTCCGCGAAGCCGTCGGCCCGGAAGCTTTTCTCGACGCCCACCTGATGATTGAACGACCTGATCATTACTTCGACCGTTTCGTCAAAGCCGGAGTCAACCTGATCAGCATCCACGTCGAACTCGGTGACGAATACTACCTCCACGACACCTTGCGTCGCATCCGCGAAGCGGGCGTCTTGAACGGCATTGCCATCAACCCGGCCACGCCATTTGAAAAAGTTGTTCCCTACCTGGGGGAAATCGACCTCCTGCTTGTCATGTCGGTCGTTCCCGGTTTTGGTGGACAGTCCTTCATGCCGGAAGTCCTTTATAAAACCCAGAAAGCGGCAAAATGGAAGGAAGAACACGGAGCTTCCTTCCATATCCAAATGGACGGAGGCATCGGATCCGGCAATGCATCCTTCTGCACCCAGGCCGGAGCCAATGTTCTCGTCGCCGGTTCCTCCACCTTCAAAGCCAGTGACATGGCTATGGCCATCAACGAACTCAGACACAGATACTGAGAGAAAACCACTGTCTGATCCCAAAGGGGAATTCCGTTCAGGACGGGGTTCCCCTCATTTGTTTGTCACAATATCTCTTGCTTGTAGTTGATCTTCATGCCCGAATAAGCTAGGTTCGCTGTGAGCGCAAGCATATGCAAGCGCCTTCCGCCCTTCTGCCTATACAGGATATGTCAGAACTCAGCTCACAGAGCCCGCACAGGCACAACATCGCCAACAAGCGCCGCCATACAGCCTACTCCAAGAAAAGCCGTTTCAAAAAGTTTTTGAAACTGCTGGTGTTAGGTACATTGATCCTTGGCGTCCTGGGGGCCCTGGCGGGATGGGGCCTCTACTCATTCGTCACGGAACGTTACGAAAAGTGGGCTATGGAATTCGATCTCGAACGAATCAACGATCTCGAAAAACCCAGCATTATCTATGACCGCAACGGCGAAGAAATAGGCCGTATCTACGTCGAAAACCGCAGTTACGTGACCTTGGACAAAGTATCGCCTAACATGATCAATGCCCTCATCGCCCAGGAAGATTCCCGCTTCCGGGAACATCCCGGCTATGACTTGATCGGCATGTCCCGCGCCGCACTGGAACTTCTGCGCGCCAACGGAGACGTCAACCAGGGGGCATCCACCATCACCCAGCAACTCGCTCGAAACGCCTACGATCTCAAGTCTCGCGCCCTTGCACGGGGAGAAAACGGGTTCGGGCGAAAAATCGTTGAAATCTTCCTCGCCAAACGTATTACGGAACGATACAGCAAGGATCAGGTGCTCGAATTCTACCTGAACCGCGTCTACCTCGGCAGCGGTTACTACGGCATCCGTTCCGCCTCCCTCGGCTATTTCGGCAAAGAACCCTCCGAACTAACTACCCGGGAAGCCGCATCCATTGCCGCTTTGATCAAAAACCCCAACGGTCTCTCCCCATTGCGCTCTCCGGAAAAAAACCTGAAATGGCGCAACCACGTTTTGGAGCGTATGGCCAAAGCCGGCTACATTACATTAGAAGAAACGGAACGTTTGAAAAACATGCCCTTGGGCCTCAATCCCAAACCCCTTCAGCGCAAAGTTTCCCACATCTACGAACGCATCGCCAACCAGATCACCCAGTACCTGGGAGAAGACAGGGTCAATGCCGCCGGACTTAAAATTTACACGACACTCGATAAAAATCTCCAGGAAACTTCCGAAACAGCACTGCGCCAGGCCTTGGAAACCATCGAAGCCCGCCCCGGATACAAGCACATCAAAGCTTCTTCCTTCCAGAACGGGCAGGATACCCCGCCTGCCTATTTGGAAGGCTCCGTCCTCATCGTCGACAATGCCACGGGAGCCATCCTCGCCTACCATGGAGGCAGGGACTACAACAAACGCCAATACGATGCCATTGAACTGGGAGCCCGCCCCCCCGGTACGTCTATTCTTCCCATCCTGTACGCTACGGCATTCGATTCCGGCTATTCCCCGGCCTCCAAAGTACTCGACGACGCCATCGACAACCGACTCACCGGAATCGGCGGAGTGGAAGGCATCCTCGGAGAATGGGGCACGGAAACGCCCAAAAGCCGTTACGAAGGTAATATTACTTCGCGAGAAGCCCTTTCCCAATCGAAAATAGCCGCATCTTTGCGTCTCGGCATGGAACTCGGTCCCAAGCCCTTCATCAAAAAAATGCAGGAATTCGGCATTCGAAAACCAATCCGCGAAGCCGGGACCGAGGTCAATCCCGTCTATCGCCCACGTATCTATGTCGGTACGGAACCGGCTTCCCTCAAGGAAATGACGATGGCCTTCACCGCCATCCCCAACGGAGGAGAACGCCCGGAGAACCTTTACTTCCTCGACCGCGTAGAAGACGAAACCGGCTACGTCATCTGGGAATCCCCCCAGGCATTGGGCGACCGGAAAAAAGTCCGGGCCACCACATCGGCTACAGCCTTCCAACTTCACTCCATCCTCCAAGACTCCCTTAAGCGCGGGTCTGCCAGCAAAGTAGCCCCTCTGCTGCCAGAAAAATTCAACGGCGCCATCAAAACGGGAACCACCTACAACTTCGCCGACAACTGGATGTTCGGATATGATTCCAGAATCACCTGCGGGATCTGGATCGGTTTTCTCGAAGGCAAAAAGCCCATTTACGACGGCGCTTTTTCCTCCGATACCTGCGGTAAAGCCATGGCGAAAATACTCGATGCGACCGTCCGCATCTTCCCAGCCAAGGAACTCACGCCGCCCGATACTGTAGAAAGCGTGGAAATTTGTACCAAATCCGGAATGCGGGCTACCCGAAACTGCTATGAACAGGAAGCTGACGACAACGGAACCAATCCCAAATACCGTCTGACCACGATCACGGAATACCTCCGCAAGGGCGATCTTAGCCTTCCCTTCTGCAACTTGCACGGGGAAGAGTCTATCTCCTTGGAAATGTTCGCCAGTTCTGCCGGACCCGGCAGTAAAGCCCGTATCCTGCCCGTCATTCCAATTCTGCCGCGTCAAGCCGCCCTGCTTGGCAAAGACCCCTATCACACGGAGCAAATTACCGCACCGTCGCGCCGCAACTACGATTTCCTTCCCTCCAATGCGAACGAAGCACCTGCCGCACAGGCAATCGAAGACGAATCTTCCATCTACGATTCCTCCGAATCGACCATCTCTCTGCCGGCCCCTAAGTCGATACACCTAGACATGCCCGACATCGAGTAAACAGAGCCATCGCATCCTCTTTCCAGTTCATTTTCTCCACCGCCATGAGTACAAAAGCCCTCGCCCTGACTCAGGAAAAAGCCCTCGAAATCAACCTGGAACGTAATATTTACGGTACATTTGCCGAGATCGGAGCCGGGCAGGAAACCGCTAACTGGTTCTTCCGAGCCTCCGGTGCCGCCGGTACGGTCGCTAAAACAATTTCCGCCTATGACATGACCGTCAGCGATACGTTGTACGGCCCCGTCAAACGCTATGTTTCCATAGAACGCCTCAAGGGAATGCTGGATTATGAATACCGCCAGCTCGTCCATCGCCTGGGTAACACAAAAGGCCAGGACACCCGATTCTTCGCTTTCTGTAACACAGTCAAAGTCAAAGGATACAGGGACAAAGGCCCATGGCATGGCTGGATCGGCGTCCGTTTTCAGCTTCGTCCGGGAGCTCCCCCTTCCGACCTTATTGTCCACGTCAACATGAATGTCCCCTCTCATTCATTGCAAATGAGGGACTTAGGAATTTTGGGCGTCAATGTTCTCTATGCGGTCTATCACAAAAGGGACCGCCTTGTAGAATTTGTCGAATCCCTGATGGACAACATTGACCCGTCCAGTATGGAAATCGATGTCCTTCGCTTTGAAGGCCATGGATTTTCCAAGGTAGACAACAGGCTCTTCGCCATGCAGCTCGTCAAATCCGGCTTAACGGAATCTACTCTCTTTCTCCCGAACGGTGAAGTAGCCCAGGCAGCCGACGTGCTCTACAAACGTCCTTTGGTCGTCATGCGCGGTAGTTTCGATCCCGTTTGCAAGTTGCACCTCGAAGTCATGGATGCCGTCCGCAAAACCTTCCTGGCCCAGGTAGACGAAAAGACGCGGGCCAACTGCATGGACATCTGCGAAATCTCCATGAACAACCTCCTGCGGGGAGACGACGTAGACCATCTGGACTTCCTCTACCGCGCCGATAGCCTCAAGGAACTCGGCAAAACCGTTCTCATCACCAGAATGACCCGTTTTGACCGCCTATCGGAACTCCTAGGCCATTTCACGCGGGAGCCCATCGCCATTTCTCTTTCCATCGGCCTTCTCAATGAATTGTTTAAGGAAAAATGGACGCGAGATATTCCCGGCGGTATTCTCGAATCCTTCGGACGTACTTTCCAACACAAGACACGCCTCTACGTTTCCCCTTGGCTTAACAGAAAATCCGGAGAATTTGTCACGGCCCGTACTTTCCGCGCCCCGGAACAGTACCAGTACCTCTACCAGCACTTCCTCGCCAACAATCTTGTTATAGACGTCCCCTTCTTCAATGAAACACTCCTGCGGAAAACTCCGCGCGACATCCAGCGCATGATCGCAGAAGACGACCCCGCCTGGAAAGATCTCGTTCCCGAAGAAGCACACCGTTCCGCCTTGCATCTCAAGTAAAGGGTACCTCTCCCCATTCCCCCAAGACGCAAGAGAACGCGCCATTACCGGAAATTATTCCTCGTACTCCGACCAGGACGAACTCGTTTCCCAGACGCGCACGCGCTCCAGCCGCACCACTTGCCGTACCGGCCACTCGTATGCTCCAGCCTTACCATGCTCCAAGGCTTCTTTTGCATGGAAGAAAATTGTCCGGGCCATCACTTCGCTCGTCGGATCGACGGAATCGAAGCCAATGACACGATCGCCATACGTCTGCTTGAAGATTCCGTACAGAGGATCATCCGTATTGACGCACAAAGAATGATCAAACTGATTGATAAATTCTCCCATCATCGATTTGATCACCTTGAAATCCATTACCATGTCGCTGGCATCCAAAGTATCAGCGATAAAAACCATCTCCACGGCACGCGTATGACCATGGGGGAATTTGCAATTGCCCGGATGCTTGGACAACATATGTCCGCTTTCCACTTCAATCCTCTTGCAGATACGATACATGACATCGGTATTGTGCTGTTATGCCTCCCTCCCGTCAATCTTTCATCCCCGCATCCCGGGCAATTCGACTGGCGGCATCCATGAACTGATGTCTCCTCCGGTAAAAGCCTCCATGTCATGGCAAACATTTTCCCCCGGACATCCCCATGCGGAAGATTCCTACTAAAATGTAATTCCAGCCATCAAATTGAACCTCCAACTGCGACATTCAAAACGGCAGGATAAAAATCTCCTTCACTTTTTCGAGATTCTCATCAAAGTAATTGTATGTCGTTCCTCTCATCAGGATATGTACCATCTCCCCGTCGGATCGCCGTTATCGCCGGAGCTACCTTCACGCAATTAATGCGGATGAAGATCTTTATCTTTCTACTGGTGTTCGCACTAGTAATTCTGGCTGTCAACTGCATTCGTACCAGCGATTTCCTCGGACCGGAAACGTATGGGGAAAACGAACTGACCCTCATTAAGAATTCGGCTTTCGGAGCCATGCGCCTCTTTGGGCTCGTCTTCTGCGTTACGGCTACGGCACTTCTGATACCCAAGGATACGGAGGATCGAATCCTCTACACCATCCTTTGCAAGCCGGTGCCCCGTATCGATTATCTAGTAGGTAAAGCTGTCGGCGTTCTGGCATTGGCAACGCTCGCCATGCTGGTGATGGATCTCTTTTCGACGGGTATCCTGTGGATGAGAACGGGAACTGTCATCGCAGAGCAGTCTCAGATACTGCACGGTACGGGAATCAAGGAAGACTCCATCGCACCAATTCTGGATCGCATCTCGGCCCAAGGGCCGACATGGAACGTCCAGGCAGGCATGCTCGTCATGATGATGGAGTTCACCGTACTGACGTCCATCACGCTGTTACTTTCGTGCTTGACCGGAGGAACAATCATCAGCACGCTTCTGGCATTCGGCGTGTATGTCGTCGGCATCTTCCAAACACAAGCCA
This is a stretch of genomic DNA from Akkermansia sp. N21116. It encodes these proteins:
- a CDS encoding 6-carboxytetrahydropterin synthase, yielding MYRICKRIEVESGHMLSKHPGNCKFPHGHTRAVEMVFIADTLDASDMVMDFKVIKSMMGEFINQFDHSLCVNTDDPLYGIFKQTYGDRVIGFDSVDPTSEVMARTIFFHAKEALEHGKAGAYEWPVRQVVRLERVRVWETSSSWSEYEE
- a CDS encoding ABC transporter permease subunit; its protein translation is MSFLSSGYVPSPRRIAVIAGATFTQLMRMKIFIFLLVFALVILAVNCIRTSDFLGPETYGENELTLIKNSAFGAMRLFGLVFCVTATALLIPKDTEDRILYTILCKPVPRIDYLVGKAVGVLALATLAMLVMDLFSTGILWMRTGTVIAEQSQILHGTGIKEDSIAPILDRISAQGPTWNVQAGMLVMMMEFTVLTSITLLLSCLTGGTIISTLLAFGVYVVGIFQTQAKIMWMESSHSIGISDWSMAISKGISAVFPNFSMYSITDAAVNGQAIPLPLLGELALITLAYFLFHSTLSAWIFRNKEF